The Paenibacillus sp. BIC5C1 DNA segment CGCACGCCATTCCGGCGTGGGTCCTCTCCGGTAGCAGAGCTGTGGTGGAATAGTCTGATCTCGATGTTCCGTCCGGTGACGGTGCAGGGACCTACGGAAGAAATGGCAGAACTCATTGGAACGCTGCAAGAAGCTGGTGGTACAGCGAAACCCGTGCTAGGCAGTGAAGAAACGGCTCCCACGGAAGGTGAGTTGAAGCTGGTACTGCGACTGGAACCCCCTCTAGGTGATCATGAATCATTGTGGGGGATTACCTTCTGGGCAGACAGTGTGCAGGAATCTGGCCTGAGATTGCCTGCACGCACGATCTGGGCTCATCCGGAACGAGATCTGGACCGAGGCAAAGTGCGTTATATTTCAGCTGCAGAACAGCTCCTGATGGCGTTGGGGCATGCGTCAGAATTGGCACCTGAGCTGGAAACGGCGCTTCTTCATGCACGACCGGAAGGAATGAAGCTGGAACAGCAAGCCTTTTTTGAATTTTTGACCTACGCTGTGCCTCGTCTGCAGAAGGCGGGAGTAACCGTTTTAATGCCTTCCCGCTGGAGCCGTGCTGGGAAACGCCGCGCTGGACTACGTCTGCAAATGCTCAATCGTGGAATAGAAAGACCGGTTGGGGCCCCGTCTGCACTGGGTATGGAGCAGCTGGTTGCCTTTAAGGCAGAACCGATGCTGGACGGCAAACCTGTTACGGCGGAGGAGCTGGCTGCGCTTGCAGAAGCAACGGTACCTTATGTGATGTTCCGCGGCGAATGGATTGAAGTGGATACAAAAGAGATTCGCCAGGTTCTGCGTTATATGAAAAAGGAAGAAGAACAATATATGCCGCTCTCCGAATGGCTGCATCTGGCAGCGGAAGAAGGCGAAGATACGGCATGGAAGGGGCTTTCCGTCTTTGGTGCGGAATCCGAGGGGCTACTGTCCTTTTTGCTCGATGGACAGGTGCTCCGCAGTATTGAGCCTCGGCAGGTTCCTGCAGAGCTGCATGGCGAGTTGAGACCCTATCAAGAGCGGGGCTACCAATGGTTATCCGCCATGCGTGAGCTTGGGTTCGGAGTATGTCTTGCCGATGATATGGGACTGGGGAAAACGATACAGGTTATTACCTGCCTGCTGGACTTGAAACAGGAGGAACAGCAAGCCGCGGAGGAGGAAGCACGTGAGCACGAAGCGTTTATGGGGATGGAAGAAGAGTCAGCGAACGGTGAACAGCCACATGTGCATGATGCACACTTGCCTGCACTTATTGTGTGCCCTACCTCGTTGCTTGGGAACTGGCAGCGTGAGCTGAAGCGTTTTGCCCCGAATCTGTCGTTATATATTCATCATGGCGGACAACGGTTGCACGGCAATGCCTTCCAGGCGGAAGCGCAGTCTCATGATATTGTGCTGACGACCTATCATCTGGCTGGCCGGGATGGCCCGGATCTGGCTTCGTTGCACTGGTCTACCGTTGTGCTGGATGAGGCGCAATATATTAAAAATTACCGTACAAAGCAAGCACAAAGCGTCATGCGTCTGTCTACGCCGCATCGCATTGCGATGACCGGTACGCCAGTGGAGAATCGACTAAGCGAGCTGTGGTCCATTTTCCAATTCCTTAATCCGGGGTATCTGGGTACGGCTTCTTCATTCCGCCAGCGCTATACCGGACTGGGTCCATCCGAAGAAAATGCGGCTTCTTTGCGTGAGCTTCATCGGCTTGTATCCCCCTTTATGCTGCGCAGGCTAAAAAGTGATCCGGATATCCGCAAGGATCTGCCGGAGAAGCTGGAACTGAAATCCTATTGTTCCCTGACACCAGAGCAGACCGTTCTGTATCAGCGGGTGGTGGATGATCTGATGGGCGGATTGGATGGACGTAACGGTATCGCCCGTAAGGGAATTGTGTTGTCATCACTGACCAAGCTGAAGCAAATCTGTGATCATCCGGTGCTGGCGGACAGCAGCCGGAAGGAACATGGCAAGGCTGAGGCATCCGGTAAAATGGAACGTTTGCTGGAATTGGTGGATGCGATCCGTGACAACGGGGAGTCTGCGCTGATTTTCACTCAATATGTGGCGATGGGGGAACTGCTCGTATCCAGGCTTACACAACGGTATGAGGAAGAACCGTATTTCCTGCATGGCGGTGTTTCGAAGTCGCAAAGGGATGATATGGTGGAAACCTTCCAAAAAGGGGAGGGCCCGTCCCTGTTTGTTCTGTCTCTTCGTGCCGGAGGTGTAGGCCTGAATCTGACGCGTGCCAGTCATGTCGTTCACTACGACCGGTGGTGGAATCCTGCGGTGGAGAATCAGGCGACAGACCGGGTATTCCGGATTGGGCAGAATCGAAACGTACAGGTGCATAAGCTGATCTGTCAGGGTACCCTGGAGGAACGGATTGATGAGCTGATTGAGAGTAAAAAGGCTCTTTCTGAGCAGGTGGTCGGTTCTGGTGAGAACTGGCTGACCGAGATGTCGGACGATGAGCTGCGTGGCCTGATCTCGCTTCAAGGCGAGACATGGCTGTAGGTTGCGAGAATAAATAGTATATGCAAAATATAGTGACAGGAAGGGGGATTGTTGTGAGCGAAAAATGGAATGTAGAGCTGCATATGTCCCCCGGTGGATGGACAGCAGAAGTAAGTGCAGTGTCTGATGCAAGTGAAGAGGCAGTAGACGCCGCAGGCAAGACCGAATCAGCCAAAGGCTTGTTCACAGTAACAGGCACGCTGCCACAGCTCAGTGAAGCTGAACGCGAGGCCGTGCTGGCACAGCTGCGCAAGCGTCCGCTGGCGCTGTACGCGCTGCTGCGCGGCGGCCCTGCCCCAGCGGAGCTTGACGGGCTGCTGCCGCGGCATGCGCCAAGCGAGGCTGAGCAGGGCACAGCCTCGCTTGGCGGCTCGCTGAGCGCTGGCGGTGCAGCGACGTGCACCTGCGGCCGCCCGGAATGCGCGCATGCCGCGGCCGCTGAGCGCGCCGTTGCCGCGCGCTTCGCGGCCGAGCCGCTGCTGCAGCTGGCGCACGCCGGCCTGCCGCGCGAAGCGCTGCTCGCCGGCGTGCTGGGATCATGGGCGGAGGAACTCGCCCATGATCCCAGCGGCCCCGGCCGCGCAGCCGAAACGGCCGGCCGCCCGCAGGCGCGGGGCGGCGAAGGCGGCGCAGCCGTCGGCGAGTGGATCGCCGAGGCGGCCGCGGACGGCGCCATGCACCAGCCGGGGCCTGGCTTCGGCGCCGTGAAGGTGCGGCTGGCGCAGCCGGGGAAGCCCCCGGCAACGCCGGAGCTGGCGGCGCTGCTGCCAGGCGTGCCTGCCACCGCAGGGCTGGCATTGATCCGCGAGCGCGTAGCTGCGCGGATGTGGGAGGCTGTCCAAAAGAAGAAGAAGGACAGCCCGGCAACCAAATGACGCACCACTCGGAGCGGGGGAGATCTTAGATCATCCCCCGCTTGTTTGTGATGTGCGTCGGCGCAGTCCTCTTTATCCAGAATAGATATATTCATTTCCAATTCGCTTTTATGGGGTTGAACCTTGGGATAGGGCTCTAAAAGTCCAAAAAACGACCGTACAAGCTGTACACCCGGCATATCTTTAGGGTGACCTCCTCTCAAGGAGGTCTTTACCGGTGGAGCTTCGCTGCAATTTAAGGTATACTGTCGCAGGGGAAGACAAGCCCTCATGCACGAATACTGCAATCATTATTACAATATGCGATAGGAGTTTTTACATGAAATTACGTACAGGACGACAGCGCCAAGTTGCGGTTATGCTGTCCTCACTTATGATATGCGGAGCTTTGTTATCCGCTTGCCAGGACGGTTCGGGCTCAGAGGAGAACCAGAATCTGAACGCAGCAGGAAGCGCACAGCAAGAGTCAGACGGTACCACGGTTCATTTGACGGAGGATACTGGCAAGGATGGCAACAACACAGGTGGGAATGACAGCTCATCTTCGGATAATAACAATGAAGGTACGGATAGTGGTTCCGGTGATGCTTCAACTGGGGCAGACGGTTCTTCTGACGCAGGCAATGGAGCCACAGCAGAAGACCCCCTGATGGAGAAACGCAGTATTAGCGCGCTGCAAACGACGATTGATGCACAAGCGGTAGTGACCAATTCAGAAGCGATGACCGTGATCGTTAACAAACAGCGCAGCTTGCCAGAAGGATACGAGCCGGATGATCTGGTGGAGCCTAACGTACCGTTTTCTTTCGACGGCCCGCATGAAAAGCGCCATATGCGCAAGGAAGCTGCCGAGGCGTTGGAGAAGCTGTTTGCCGGTGCCAAAGCGGACGACATTGAACTTCGTGCGGTATCTGGATATCGTTCTTATCAGCGTCAGGTTTCGATCTATAACAACAATGTCAAAACCAAAGGTCAAGAATACACGGATCGTGTTAGCTCTGTGCCAGGCCACAGCGAACATCAGACCGGACTAGCGATTGACGTTTCCAGTCCAAGTGTAGGCAATGCCATAGAAGAGGTGTTTGGCACATCGAAAGAAGGCCAGTGGTTGGCTGAGCATGCAGCAGAATATGGATTCATCATTCGTTATCCAAAAGGTGAGGAAGCGATAACCGGTTATGTGTACGAGCCATGGCATATCCGCTATGTCGGCACGGATCTGGCTCCTGATGTTGTGAAAAGTGGACTGACACTTGAAGAATACTTTGATGAGGCTAATATCAAGCTGTAAGCCTGGTGCTTCATTTTTTGATTGAGGACTAGGATCTCAATTTCATAGAGCCCCTGAATGATTCACTCTTGTCCAAGGCACGGGAGGTCACTCAGGGGCTTTTTGGTATGAGCTAAATTCAGCGTATACCCTATTTTATGTGCTTGTTCAGCAGGTCGGCAGACTGATATAATTCATGTTTAATCAGGAGTTCAAATCACATTTAAAGCGAGGGGAAGCAGAATGAACAGACAGCAGGTGTTTACCGGTTCTCCATGGGAGCCGCTTGTGGGATATTGCCGTGCCATTCGTGTTGGCAACCGAATTGAGGTGGCGGGTACTACAGCCATGCAGGACGGTGTTGTGGTTGGAGCAGGTGATCCATATGCACAGACAAGATTTATTTTGCAGACCATTGAAAATGCACTGAAAGAATTGGGAGCAGACATGTCTCATGTCGTGAGAACCCGCATGTTTGTTACTGACATTTCCCAGTGGGAAGAAGTAGGCAAGGCTCATGGTGAATTTTTTGGTCAGATTCAGCCTGTCGCTACGATGGTTGAGGTTCGTGCACTCATTGATCCTTTGCTGATGGTGGAGATTGAGGCAGAAGCGATTGTTGAAGCGCTAAGCTGAACTTGATGCCATAATAACGGAATAGAGCCATTACATACATATATACAAAATGCAGTATAGAGAAATAACCTTACCCCAACCTCCATAAAGGAGGAAGCGTGGGATAAGGTTATTTCTGCATTAATATAGGGTGACCTAGCTCTACTGTGCTCTACGCATACATCAAGCTAGCCTTCTTTTCTGGCAGCTTATTTCGCTTCAGGTTGATCGGCTGGTGTTTCAATGACTACTTTCCAAGCCGTTCCGATTGGCGGCAGGCTGCGAGTCAGGACCGGGCTATAGAAACCAATCACTTTGGCACCTTTAGTCAGTTCCTCTGGTTTGATCGTTTCCCCTTGATGATTTACCAGTTGTGTATCCTTGCTAATGTTCAGGATAACATGGTCAGGTGCTGTCTCTGTCAGACGGGAGCCGGAGATCTCGATCTGAGTACCGTTATCGTCTATTGTTTTTACATTTTCAATTGTGCCTGCTGTACCCAGAACTTCTTTTGGTTGTACTTCGGATTCCGAAGCAGCAGTATCCAGTACAGTGACTTTGTAAGTAGGTGTTTGTGGCGGTAAACTGAGGGTTGCAAACTCAGCATGCTCAGCTTCAACGTTCATGCCAATAGTCAGATCAGTAAGCTTGATATCCTTGCCATCCGCGGATTTGAACACGGTGTCTTCACCAACATTAAGGACGATACCATCTGTACCTGCACCGCCGATATGGATGGATTGATACTTGCCTTCACTGTTAATTCCCGTAATGACTCCACGCTCCGTAACGGTTTTCACTTCCTCTTCACTGGAGATGGTTACTTGATTACCTGTTGTATTCACTTGTGCGTGGAGTACTTTATCTGCAAACGAAGCGGGTACAAACAGTGTGCCTTTTGTGATTTCAGGCGCTGTTCCCAGCTTAAGCAGCATTTTATTAACGGAATACTGGTCTTTGCCTGTGGTGACAATTGTCCAGAGGGTACCTTTTGTCAGCTCAGCAGATTTGTTTTCCTTGTTCCATTTCAGTTCAATGCCAAGAGCTTCTGTGAGATCACGCAGTGCAATCATGGGTTCTTGACCATCCTTGTTCCAATAACCGTCAGTCATCGGTGCACCGTTCACAGATACTTTTACGGCTTCAGTTCCTTTGCTGTCTGCTGATACGGAAGTTGAATTGACGGGCTGAATGCTGTCCAGGTTTGCTGCGTATGCGGCTCCCCCGCCCAGGGCCAAGGACAGGACCATCAGGGCGCTAACTTTTTTCATGTTGTTGTTCATCGTTGATTTCATCCCTTCTCATCTTGATTATGACGCGGTAAACTCCTATTAAGGCCACGTTCCATCCTTATAGA contains these protein-coding regions:
- a CDS encoding DEAD/DEAH box helicase; this encodes MMQSLYGVWLGDVFFCFSGETSEPRVDAWSHVVRKLNFGDGGRLFQPAALRLAELRWPNPMRNAAEAKGTKRRQLLGRTLEGLAISPKDTFKLLLHWDDSILNAAGIQAGEEIRYWVKAAQFTQELLLRGEFAPSAEFAAKTGARRRTGQETLTGVWRPRLLQEADVERFRELAESMPPIGLSAPGAYASSEPESREEAGAAVLFSFMSGMIHAVVTGEMESMDSELSRYRTPFRRGSSPVAELWWNSLISMFRPVTVQGPTEEMAELIGTLQEAGGTAKPVLGSEETAPTEGELKLVLRLEPPLGDHESLWGITFWADSVQESGLRLPARTIWAHPERDLDRGKVRYISAAEQLLMALGHASELAPELETALLHARPEGMKLEQQAFFEFLTYAVPRLQKAGVTVLMPSRWSRAGKRRAGLRLQMLNRGIERPVGAPSALGMEQLVAFKAEPMLDGKPVTAEELAALAEATVPYVMFRGEWIEVDTKEIRQVLRYMKKEEEQYMPLSEWLHLAAEEGEDTAWKGLSVFGAESEGLLSFLLDGQVLRSIEPRQVPAELHGELRPYQERGYQWLSAMRELGFGVCLADDMGLGKTIQVITCLLDLKQEEQQAAEEEAREHEAFMGMEEESANGEQPHVHDAHLPALIVCPTSLLGNWQRELKRFAPNLSLYIHHGGQRLHGNAFQAEAQSHDIVLTTYHLAGRDGPDLASLHWSTVVLDEAQYIKNYRTKQAQSVMRLSTPHRIAMTGTPVENRLSELWSIFQFLNPGYLGTASSFRQRYTGLGPSEENAASLRELHRLVSPFMLRRLKSDPDIRKDLPEKLELKSYCSLTPEQTVLYQRVVDDLMGGLDGRNGIARKGIVLSSLTKLKQICDHPVLADSSRKEHGKAEASGKMERLLELVDAIRDNGESALIFTQYVAMGELLVSRLTQRYEEEPYFLHGGVSKSQRDDMVETFQKGEGPSLFVLSLRAGGVGLNLTRASHVVHYDRWWNPAVENQATDRVFRIGQNRNVQVHKLICQGTLEERIDELIESKKALSEQVVGSGENWLTEMSDDELRGLISLQGETWL
- a CDS encoding M15 family metallopeptidase; translation: MKLRTGRQRQVAVMLSSLMICGALLSACQDGSGSEENQNLNAAGSAQQESDGTTVHLTEDTGKDGNNTGGNDSSSSDNNNEGTDSGSGDASTGADGSSDAGNGATAEDPLMEKRSISALQTTIDAQAVVTNSEAMTVIVNKQRSLPEGYEPDDLVEPNVPFSFDGPHEKRHMRKEAAEALEKLFAGAKADDIELRAVSGYRSYQRQVSIYNNNVKTKGQEYTDRVSSVPGHSEHQTGLAIDVSSPSVGNAIEEVFGTSKEGQWLAEHAAEYGFIIRYPKGEEAITGYVYEPWHIRYVGTDLAPDVVKSGLTLEEYFDEANIKL
- a CDS encoding RidA family protein, coding for MNRQQVFTGSPWEPLVGYCRAIRVGNRIEVAGTTAMQDGVVVGAGDPYAQTRFILQTIENALKELGADMSHVVRTRMFVTDISQWEEVGKAHGEFFGQIQPVATMVEVRALIDPLLMVEIEAEAIVEALS
- a CDS encoding copper amine oxidase N-terminal domain-containing protein; translation: MNNNMKKVSALMVLSLALGGGAAYAANLDSIQPVNSTSVSADSKGTEAVKVSVNGAPMTDGYWNKDGQEPMIALRDLTEALGIELKWNKENKSAELTKGTLWTIVTTGKDQYSVNKMLLKLGTAPEITKGTLFVPASFADKVLHAQVNTTGNQVTISSEEEVKTVTERGVITGINSEGKYQSIHIGGAGTDGIVLNVGEDTVFKSADGKDIKLTDLTIGMNVEAEHAEFATLSLPPQTPTYKVTVLDTAASESEVQPKEVLGTAGTIENVKTIDDNGTQIEISGSRLTETAPDHVILNISKDTQLVNHQGETIKPEELTKGAKVIGFYSPVLTRSLPPIGTAWKVVIETPADQPEAK